A window from Halomicrobium urmianum encodes these proteins:
- a CDS encoding helicase HerA domain-containing protein yields the protein MAETEEITVATTSAGVGGSAEPGRSVDLPVVELLTGRGFVTGKSGSGKSNTASVIAEKLLDNGFGLLVVDIDGEYYGLKEEYEILHVGADEECDIQVTVEHAEKIASLALEENVPIILDISSFLDLEEAEDLLTEVARHMFAKAKKQKQPYLLLVEECHEWMPEKGSMGEVGQMMIKIGKRGRKHGLGMVGISQRPADVKKDYITQCDWLVWHRLTWNNDTKVVGRIIDNEYADAVEDLDDGEAFLMTDWSETIRRVQFHRKQTFDAGATPGLDDFERPELKSVSEDLVSELTEISDEKEETEDRIRELREMLDEKNSRIAELETELQDARDLSRMAEQFTEALLDHVEGYNPGRTEQERMRQRRLSEIEPDDGATGGDPAGARSNGDAAATETGGPPTPDADGAEIAPNAPADPDAAADAEAAMAAAANGATTDAADAAVDDASNPDDEVDAGDATGDGEAAADAEPARPDETNTDADPADRTSGGGLGDAFGNFAEDGPAIAGGADGGPSGDGDGGAAAESGGEPTVAAIVGGDAGAESSATASVADDGVAADGFDASEHVDEDGAVERHVIDLITEVKEMNVTARRMLAYYVEQGPDTPLNAHFSVGGSGDRTGAYSNNRELRLSGFVEHVGRGQYDARLPDLVREGVDRTLEPDRVERMVGRLERVITGE from the coding sequence GTCGGTCATCGCCGAGAAACTCCTGGACAACGGCTTCGGCCTGCTCGTGGTCGACATCGACGGCGAGTACTACGGCCTCAAGGAGGAGTACGAGATCCTCCACGTCGGCGCCGACGAGGAGTGCGACATCCAGGTCACCGTCGAGCACGCCGAGAAGATCGCGTCGCTGGCGCTGGAGGAGAACGTCCCGATCATCCTCGACATCTCGTCGTTCCTCGACCTGGAGGAGGCCGAGGACCTCCTGACCGAGGTCGCGCGACACATGTTCGCGAAGGCCAAAAAGCAGAAGCAACCGTACCTGCTGCTCGTCGAGGAGTGTCACGAGTGGATGCCCGAGAAGGGCTCGATGGGCGAGGTCGGTCAGATGATGATCAAGATCGGCAAGCGCGGCCGCAAGCACGGCCTCGGGATGGTCGGGATCAGCCAGCGGCCGGCCGACGTCAAGAAGGACTACATCACGCAGTGCGACTGGCTCGTCTGGCACCGGCTGACCTGGAACAACGACACCAAGGTGGTCGGCCGGATCATCGACAATGAGTACGCCGACGCCGTCGAGGACTTAGACGACGGCGAGGCGTTCCTGATGACCGACTGGTCCGAGACGATCCGCCGGGTCCAGTTCCACCGCAAGCAGACCTTCGACGCCGGCGCCACGCCCGGCCTGGACGACTTCGAGCGCCCGGAACTGAAGTCCGTCAGCGAGGACCTCGTCTCCGAACTGACCGAGATCAGCGACGAGAAGGAGGAGACGGAGGACCGCATCAGGGAGCTCCGGGAGATGCTCGACGAGAAGAACTCCCGCATCGCCGAACTGGAGACGGAGTTGCAGGACGCGCGCGACCTCTCGCGGATGGCCGAGCAGTTCACGGAGGCGCTACTCGACCACGTCGAGGGGTACAACCCCGGTCGCACCGAGCAGGAGCGGATGCGCCAGCGCCGCCTCTCCGAGATCGAACCGGACGACGGTGCGACCGGCGGCGACCCGGCGGGCGCTCGCTCGAACGGCGACGCCGCGGCGACCGAGACCGGCGGTCCGCCGACTCCGGACGCGGACGGAGCGGAGATCGCACCGAACGCGCCCGCGGACCCCGACGCCGCGGCCGACGCGGAGGCGGCGATGGCGGCCGCGGCGAACGGGGCGACCACGGACGCCGCTGACGCCGCGGTCGACGACGCTTCGAACCCGGACGACGAAGTCGATGCGGGCGACGCGACCGGCGACGGAGAGGCTGCCGCGGACGCCGAACCCGCACGACCGGACGAGACCAACACCGACGCGGACCCCGCCGACCGGACCTCCGGCGGCGGCCTCGGAGACGCCTTCGGAAACTTCGCCGAGGACGGGCCCGCCATCGCCGGCGGGGCGGACGGCGGTCCGTCGGGCGACGGCGACGGCGGAGCGGCCGCCGAGTCCGGCGGGGAGCCGACCGTGGCCGCGATCGTCGGGGGCGACGCCGGTGCCGAGTCGAGCGCGACGGCCTCGGTCGCGGACGACGGGGTCGCGGCCGACGGCTTCGACGCCTCCGAGCACGTCGACGAGGACGGCGCGGTCGAGCGCCACGTCATCGACCTGATCACGGAGGTCAAGGAGATGAACGTCACCGCCCGGCGGATGCTGGCCTATTACGTCGAGCAGGGGCCGGACACGCCGCTGAACGCTCACTTCTCGGTGGGGGGCTCCGGCGACCGCACCGGCGCGTACTCGAACAACCGGGAACTGCGGCTGTCGGGCTTCGTCGAGCACGTCGGCCGCGGCCAGTACGACGCGCGGCTGCCCGACCTCGTCCGCGAGGGCGTCGACCGCACGCTGGAGCCCGACCGGGTCGAGCGGATGGTCGGACGCCTGGAGCGTGTGATCACCGGAGAGTAA
- the tpiA gene encoding triose-phosphate isomerase: MFVLVNLKAYPCDPIEVAEAAREVSEASGVRVAVAPQAAHIDAVAETGVETWAQHVSPVEHGSHTGSTLAEAAADAGAVGTLLNHSENRLKLADIDASLEAAERTDLETIVCANNPDQIAAAAALGPDAVAVEPPELIGTGTPVSQADPDVVTGAVEAAAAVDEDVDVLCGAGISTGDDVVAAGDLGASGVLLASGVAKADDPRAALEDLVEPL; this comes from the coding sequence ATGTTCGTTCTCGTCAACCTGAAGGCGTATCCGTGTGATCCGATCGAGGTCGCCGAGGCCGCGCGCGAGGTCAGCGAGGCGTCCGGCGTCAGAGTCGCCGTCGCGCCCCAGGCCGCCCACATCGACGCCGTCGCCGAGACGGGCGTCGAGACGTGGGCCCAGCACGTCAGCCCCGTCGAGCACGGCAGCCACACCGGCAGCACGCTCGCCGAGGCCGCCGCGGACGCGGGTGCCGTCGGCACGCTGCTCAACCACTCCGAGAACCGGCTGAAGCTCGCGGACATCGACGCCTCGCTGGAGGCGGCCGAGCGGACCGACCTGGAGACCATCGTCTGCGCGAACAACCCAGACCAGATCGCCGCCGCCGCGGCGCTCGGCCCGGACGCCGTCGCCGTCGAGCCGCCGGAGCTGATCGGCACGGGCACGCCCGTCAGCCAGGCCGACCCCGACGTCGTCACCGGTGCTGTCGAGGCCGCCGCGGCTGTCGACGAGGACGTGGACGTGCTCTGCGGCGCCGGCATCTCCACGGGCGACGACGTCGTCGCCGCCGGCGACCTCGGGGCCTCCGGCGTCCTCCTGGCCAGCGGGGTCGCCAAGGCCGACGATCCGCGGGCGGCGCTGGAGGACCTGGTCGAACCGCTGTAA
- a CDS encoding multiprotein bridging factor aMBF1, translating into MVQCEMCGTDVASPNRVKIEGAELDVCDECTEFGTEVRTEDASSTSTKYSTSSSSGSGGGSSGGSSGGSTGGSSGSGGGRRRDMFDEMDEIVQDYDDRIRQARESEGLSQEDLADQLNEKASLIRKLEQGDMLPSDDVQEKLENALGVELSAGGSGDEDAEWSGGSSSGEYTLGDVVKRKD; encoded by the coding sequence ATGGTTCAGTGTGAGATGTGCGGGACGGACGTCGCCTCCCCGAACCGGGTCAAGATCGAAGGCGCGGAACTGGACGTCTGCGACGAGTGCACCGAGTTCGGTACGGAGGTCCGCACGGAGGACGCGTCGAGCACCTCGACGAAGTACTCCACCAGCAGCTCCTCGGGGAGCGGCGGGGGTAGCTCCGGGGGCTCCTCGGGCGGTTCCACGGGTGGGTCCAGCGGCTCCGGTGGCGGTCGCCGCCGGGACATGTTCGACGAGATGGACGAGATCGTCCAGGACTACGACGACCGGATCCGGCAGGCCCGCGAGTCCGAGGGTCTCAGCCAGGAGGACCTGGCCGACCAGCTCAACGAGAAGGCCAGCCTGATCCGCAAGCTCGAACAGGGCGACATGCTCCCCAGCGACGACGTCCAGGAGAAGCTGGAGAACGCTCTCGGGGTCGAACTCAGCGCCGGCGGCAGCGGCGACGAGGACGCCGAGTGGAGCGGGGGCTCCTCCAGCGGCGAGTACACGCTCGGCGACGTCGTCAAGCGCAAGGACTGA
- a CDS encoding CDP-alcohol phosphatidyltransferase family protein, with product MTLDRLRPLADRMLDPFVGAAARIGLTPDGISVVAFLMAVGAGTAFYLGGADPSWYLAGAALVFLNGWLDLLDGALARETSTSSRAGDLLDHVLDRYADIVMLVGLAAGIARYDLGLAAVTGVLMTSYLGTQAQAVDLDRVYGGVVGRADRLALIGLTAFVAPFVGALAYGLGPVGWLLVFLAVVGHFTALQRFYYSMRALP from the coding sequence ATGACGCTGGACAGACTCAGGCCCCTCGCGGACCGCATGCTCGATCCCTTCGTCGGCGCCGCCGCCAGGATCGGACTCACGCCGGACGGGATCAGCGTCGTGGCGTTCCTGATGGCCGTCGGGGCCGGGACGGCCTTCTACCTGGGCGGCGCCGACCCGTCGTGGTACCTCGCGGGCGCGGCCCTCGTCTTCCTGAACGGCTGGCTGGACCTGCTGGACGGCGCGCTCGCGCGCGAGACGTCGACCTCCTCGCGGGCGGGCGACCTGCTCGACCACGTGCTCGACCGGTACGCCGACATCGTGATGCTCGTCGGCCTGGCGGCCGGCATCGCCCGCTACGACCTCGGCCTGGCCGCGGTGACGGGCGTGCTGATGACCTCCTACCTCGGCACCCAGGCCCAGGCCGTCGACCTCGACCGGGTGTACGGCGGCGTCGTCGGCCGCGCCGACCGCCTGGCGCTGATCGGCCTGACCGCGTTCGTCGCGCCGTTCGTCGGCGCCCTCGCCTACGGCCTCGGCCCCGTCGGCTGGCTGCTCGTCTTCCTCGCGGTCGTCGGCCACTTCACCGCCCTCCAGCGGTTCTACTACTCGATGCGGGCACTTCCCTGA
- a CDS encoding adenylate kinase family protein encodes MRVAVTGTPGTGKTTATERLETDLDVIHLNDVIREEGLSEGVDEERDSLVADMEAVAEWLDGRDDAVVDSHLAHNFDADRVVVLRAHPDAVVDRITDRGEPEEKALENAESEALDVILSAAVERHGRDAVYEVDTTDRDPDAVAAEIAAVIDGEREPSAGEVSFVDWI; translated from the coding sequence ATGCGCGTCGCGGTGACGGGCACCCCCGGAACGGGGAAGACGACGGCGACCGAGCGCCTCGAGACCGACCTCGACGTGATCCACCTCAACGACGTCATCCGCGAGGAGGGCCTCTCGGAGGGCGTCGACGAGGAGCGCGACAGCCTCGTCGCCGACATGGAGGCCGTCGCGGAGTGGCTCGACGGCCGCGACGACGCCGTCGTCGACTCCCACCTCGCGCACAACTTCGACGCCGACCGCGTCGTCGTCCTGCGAGCCCACCCCGACGCCGTCGTCGACCGCATCACCGATCGAGGCGAACCGGAGGAGAAGGCGCTGGAGAACGCCGAGAGCGAGGCGCTGGACGTGATCCTCTCGGCGGCCGTCGAGCGCCACGGCCGCGACGCCGTCTACGAGGTCGACACGACGGACCGCGACCCCGACGCCGTCGCCGCCGAGATCGCGGCCGTGATCGACGGGGAGCGCGAACCGAGCGCCGGCGAGGTCTCGTTCGTGGACTGGATATGA
- the hisC gene encoding histidinol-phosphate transaminase gives MQPRDLSDHAVYRAGRGIEEVARDLGLDPDDLVKLSSNENMFGPSPRAVEAIRESAAAMHSYPKASHADLTAALAGEWDVDDEQIWLANGGDGALDYLARAMLEPGDPVLVPDPGFAYYPMSARYHHGTVREYALSKDDDFAQTAETVLADYDGERIVYVTSPHNPTGSEMPTEEVERLAEETDEETLIVVDEAYGAFTERPSKRPLLSERDDVALLQTFSKLYGLAGVRLGYAVVPEEWADAYARINTPFAASELACRAGLAALEDDEHVEETVKTARWAREYYRENLDARTWESGGNFVLAEVGDAAAVADAAQREGVIVRDCSSFGLPECVRVTCGTREDARRAVDVLNGVVDG, from the coding sequence ATGCAACCACGGGACCTCTCCGACCACGCCGTCTACCGGGCGGGGCGGGGGATCGAGGAGGTCGCCCGGGACCTCGGTCTGGACCCGGACGACCTCGTGAAGCTCTCGTCGAACGAGAACATGTTCGGCCCCAGCCCGCGCGCCGTCGAGGCCATCCGCGAGTCCGCGGCCGCCATGCACTCCTACCCGAAGGCCTCCCACGCGGATCTCACGGCGGCCCTCGCCGGCGAATGGGACGTCGACGACGAGCAGATCTGGCTCGCCAACGGCGGCGACGGCGCGCTGGACTACCTCGCGCGGGCGATGCTCGAACCGGGCGACCCGGTGCTCGTGCCCGACCCGGGCTTCGCCTACTACCCGATGAGCGCGCGGTACCACCACGGCACCGTCCGGGAGTACGCCCTCTCGAAGGACGACGACTTCGCCCAGACCGCCGAGACCGTCCTCGCGGACTACGACGGCGAGCGCATCGTCTACGTCACGAGCCCGCACAACCCCACGGGCTCGGAGATGCCGACCGAGGAGGTCGAGCGGCTCGCCGAGGAGACCGACGAGGAGACCCTGATCGTCGTCGACGAGGCCTACGGCGCCTTCACCGAGCGGCCGAGCAAGCGCCCGCTGCTCTCCGAGCGCGACGACGTGGCCCTCCTGCAGACGTTCTCGAAGCTCTACGGCCTGGCCGGCGTCCGCCTGGGCTACGCCGTCGTCCCCGAGGAGTGGGCCGACGCCTACGCTCGCATCAACACGCCGTTCGCCGCGAGCGAGTTGGCCTGCCGCGCCGGCCTCGCCGCGCTGGAGGACGACGAGCACGTCGAGGAGACCGTCAAGACCGCCCGCTGGGCGCGCGAGTACTACCGCGAGAACCTCGACGCCCGTACGTGGGAGAGCGGGGGCAACTTTGTCCTCGCCGAGGTGGGCGACGCCGCGGCCGTCGCCGACGCGGCCCAGCGCGAGGGCGTCATCGTCCGGGACTGCTCCAGCTTCGGCCTGCCGGAGTGCGTCCGCGTCACCTGCGGCACGCGCGAGGACGCCCGCCGCGCGGTCGACGTGCTCAACGGGGTGGTCGACGGATGA